GCGAATCTCCAGCGTAATGGCTTCATACCGCTCTCCTCTAATCGACTCGATCAAAAAACTCACGACGGATTCCGCTCGCACGTCGAGTTCCGGAATCATCGGTACCAGTAATTTTCGGCCGAACGGCCGAACTCGTTTCAGGAATTCGACCCACTGCGGTCACACCGCGACCGCCCAGCGGCTCGGGCTCTCGACAGTTCCCGAGGCGCCGTACGGTGCCTCGGGAGTCAGAATCACATGGAATCGTGACCAGTGGTGGACGAACGCACCACCAGTTCCGTGGACAGCACCACGTCACGGGTTTCGTCACCACCCTGCTGGAGCTGCTCCAACAGCAGTCTCGCCGCCGTTGCCCCTTCCTCGTGCACCGGCTGCACCACGGTGGACAGCCCGGAGCACTCGGCCATCTCGTGCCCGTCGAATCCCACTATCATCATTTCCCGCGGCACCGAGAGCTTGTGGTCGCGCAACGCGTGCAACGCACCGAAGGCCATCTCGTCCGACATGGCGAAAACCGCTGTCGGACGCAGCTCGTCGGCGAGTATCCGGTTCATGGCCCGCCTTCCCCCCGAAACGGAGAAGTCACCGGTGCACAACCAGCTCTCGCGGACCGGCACGCCGTACTCGGCCATCGCGTCCCGGAACGCGGTGCAGCGCTCGTGCGGGGCGGGCAGGTTCAACGAGTCGGGCGCGCCACCGTGAATCAACGCGATGTCCCGGTTCCCCTGGTTGAGCAGGTGCCGCACGGCGAGCATGCCGCCGCCGTAATCGTCGATCCACACCGAGTTGAACCCGTCCATCCTGCCACCCACGAATCCCAGCGGGACTCCGAGTTCACGCAGCCGGTCGGCCTCCTTCTCGCGCAGCGAAAGGGTCAGCACCAGAACGGCGTCGACGCTGCGGCGCACCGGGAGCTCCCGGAAGAACCGCTCGCGGCCTTCCCGGTCCCCCACCACGTAGAGCATCAGGTCGTACCCCGCCGAGCGAAGCACCTCCTCGGCACCGGCCAACACCTGCCCGAAGAACCAGCGCGAGACGTAGGGCACCAGCACCCCGATCCGCCGCGTCCTTCCGGTGGCCAGTCCGGAGGCCGACCTGGAGATGGAGTAGTCCAGCTCCTCGGCAACGGTGCGTACCCGTTTCCGGGTTCGTTCGGAGACGCCGGACTGTTCCCGCAACGCCCGCGAGACGGTCGCCGTGGACACACCGGCCGCTCGTGCGACCTCCTCGATCGTGGCCATCGTGCCCCCTGTCACGTTGCTGTCCTTGGTTGATCCGGAAGACTAAATGTGACCCACAACGCAACACAAGCGTTTACGTAGATCGAGTGAAAATTTTTCCCGATCAAGCTTATGAACTGCGAAAATTAGAACGCAAGCGTTTGCAATCAGTGCGCGTACGGGAGTCGCGAACCATGTGAACGAGCAACGATGCGGCACCGCCGACGGTTGTTCACCATCGGCGCGGCCGAACGGGTGACGCTCAGAGTCGGTGGTCGTCGACCAGGTCACGTGCCGCGGTCAGCACGGACTCGTCCAGGCTCGCCCACGCGAGACCGAAACGGCGCTCGTAACGACCGAGAAGCCCACTCTCGAAGGTGTCGAGGTCGAGCGCGGGAGCCTCAGCACGTATCGAGCCGACCGAATCACCGTCGAAGTCGAGCTCCAGCGCTCGGTAGACCTCGGTGAGCAGTGGACGCAGCACCTCGGCTCCACCGAAGACGGCCACGGCGCTGAACAGCCAGGCACGCCGCAGGATCCGCTGCGCGGTGCCGACGAGCTTGACCCTCCCCCGCGCGTTCACGCTGTGGGCCCCGGGGCAGTACTCGCCCGGAACGGCACCGACCCGCGCGTCGACGCCGTGCTCTGCCAACAGCCCGGCCCACATCTGCGCGTAGCCGGTGAACCTGGCGTCCATCCCGGCCAGCGAGTCCTCCTCGGCCGCGATGTGATCGACCACCAGGGATTCCTCGGTGTAGGCGACCGCACGTCCACCCGGAGCACGCACGACCGGTGTGAACCCGGCCTCCCGAACCAGGCCGACCGCCTCGGGGAAGCCGGGACGCGACGTGTCGCGGCGGCCGAAGGCGACGGTGGGAGCCGTGGGACGGTACACCCGCAGCACCGAACCGCCCGCGCCGTCGCCGGCCCGCCGGACGAAGGCGTGTGCCAGCGCGACCTCGAACGCCTGGTCCGTGCCCGCCCCGAGCGCTCCCCGATACAGCTCCACGCGTCAAGCCTACGCAACGCCCACGGCAGGACGGCCGCGACAGGTCACGGGGCGGGGAGCACACGGCTGCACGGACTCGCGACGGCACGAGCGGCCCCGAGTTTCGCGACCGGGGAACGAGTGCGGCGCACGACGCCGAGCTCGGCCGGCAACCGAACCGGCGCCGCCACCGCGAG
The nucleotide sequence above comes from Actinopolyspora erythraea. Encoded proteins:
- a CDS encoding LacI family DNA-binding transcriptional regulator, which translates into the protein MTGGTMATIEEVARAAGVSTATVSRALREQSGVSERTRKRVRTVAEELDYSISRSASGLATGRTRRIGVLVPYVSRWFFGQVLAGAEEVLRSAGYDLMLYVVGDREGRERFFRELPVRRSVDAVLVLTLSLREKEADRLRELGVPLGFVGGRMDGFNSVWIDDYGGGMLAVRHLLNQGNRDIALIHGGAPDSLNLPAPHERCTAFRDAMAEYGVPVRESWLCTGDFSVSGGRRAMNRILADELRPTAVFAMSDEMAFGALHALRDHKLSVPREMMIVGFDGHEMAECSGLSTVVQPVHEEGATAARLLLEQLQQGGDETRDVVLSTELVVRSSTTGHDSM
- a CDS encoding lipoate--protein ligase family protein, yielding MELYRGALGAGTDQAFEVALAHAFVRRAGDGAGGSVLRVYRPTAPTVAFGRRDTSRPGFPEAVGLVREAGFTPVVRAPGGRAVAYTEESLVVDHIAAEEDSLAGMDARFTGYAQMWAGLLAEHGVDARVGAVPGEYCPGAHSVNARGRVKLVGTAQRILRRAWLFSAVAVFGGAEVLRPLLTEVYRALELDFDGDSVGSIRAEAPALDLDTFESGLLGRYERRFGLAWASLDESVLTAARDLVDDHRL